In Zingiber officinale cultivar Zhangliang chromosome 6A, Zo_v1.1, whole genome shotgun sequence, a single genomic region encodes these proteins:
- the LOC121996343 gene encoding uncharacterized protein LOC121996343 isoform X4 — MVLLSLFGVLLGYRYDGILVNSMISKPVISCLLQEPFRNVPVIWTINEKFLAFHLRKYGENGQVKVWNEWKQIFSRASVIVFSTHIMPMMYSSLDAGNFMVIPGCPTEAWEADNLVTWKEHNEPKIGYTQEDFVIAIVGGEFSYSGLLLEHALILEAIKPLLQQFKHVNSSLRICILNANLTTVHRNILEAIARNGGFSSIIMENIVADGNMNDFINAADIVLYGSFLEEQSIPTVLIRAMSLGKLVVAPDLSMISKYVDNGVNAYLFPKDKVGMVSKILLEVVSNGKLSPLAQQVASLGKERARNLMASETILGYVSLLEKVLNYPSEIAIPKPVDEIPIRLQKEWQWDLFVNVRTISNLNLSIRSYQMLEGLEEPLNHGSFGNTSADADKIFSSIVWEDEKEIEMVIAKIRIQEEELKDRTDQPHGTWDEVYRSVKRADRARNELHERDDRELERTGQPLCIYEPYFGQGAWPFLRRTSLYRGIGLQSSKGRRPGADDIDASSRLPLLSDSYYRDVLGEYGAFFALGYHIDRVHKNAWIGFQSWRASAKKLSLSKEAETKLLKAIQTQRHGDAFYFWVGMDKDPRNSQQMAFWDFCDAINAGNCRFAVAEILRKMYGIQADWNSLPQMPNDGDSWSVTNSWVLPTRSFLEFVMFSRMFVDVMDRMIYDEHRTSGHCFLSISKDGHCYSRLLELLVNVWAYHSARRMVYVNPESGAMEEQHRLKNRRGQMWIKWFSYATLKSMDEDLAEEADSDRPSRRWLWPSTGEVVWQGVYERERNMRHKQKERRKQQSRDKIQRIKKRARQKTLGKYIKPSPDDVVDSNTTEVR, encoded by the exons ATGGTCCTGTTGAGTCTGTTTGGAGTACTATTGGGCTATCG CTATGATGGCATTCTTGTGAATTCTATGATTTCAAAACCGGTGATTTCATG TCTTTTGCAGGAGCCTTTTAGGAACGTACCTGTCATCTGGACCATCAATGAAAAATTCCTGGCATTTCATCTACGTAAATATGGTGAGAATGGTCAAGTTAAGGTTTGGAATGAGTGGAAACAAATTTTCAGCAGAGCTTCTGTTATAGTGTTCTCAACACACATAATGCCG ATGATGTACTCATCACTAGATGCTGGTAACTTTATGGTTATTCCTGGTTGTCCTACTGAAGCATGGGAAGCAGATAATTTAGTCACATGGAAAGAACATAATGAACCAAAAATTGGCTATACACAAGAGGACTTTGTTATTGCTATTGTTGGCGGAGAATTTTCATATAGTGGCCTGTTGCTAGAGCATGCTCTAATTTTGGAAGCAATAAAACCACTACTCCAACAGTTTAAGCATGTGAATTCTTCTTTGAGAATTTGCATTCTGAATGCTAATCTAACAACTGTGCATAGGAATATTTTGGAG GCAATTGCTAGGAATGGTGGTTTTTCAAGCATCATTATGGAGAATATTGTTGCTGATGGAAACATGAACGACTTCATCAATGCTGCAGATATTGTGCTATATGGGTCTTTTCTTGAGGAACAATCCATCCCTACTGTTCTTATACGAGCTATGTCTCTGGGAAAACTGGTTGTTGCTCCTGACTTGAGCATGATTAGCAAATAT GTTGACAATGGGGTAAATGCATATCTTTTCCCCAAAGATAAAGTTGGCATGGTGAGTAAGATACTACTTGAAGTGGTTTCAAATGGAAAATTGTCTCCATTGGCACAACAAGTTGCATCACTAGGAAAGGAACGTGCCAGAAATCTAATGGCATCTGAAACTATTCTAGGGTATGTTTCATTGTTGGAAAAGGTTCTCAATTATCCATCAGAAATTGCAATTCCTAAACCTGTTGACGAGATTCCTATAAGACTACAAAAAGAATGGCAATGGGATCTTTTTGTGAATGTAAGAACCATCAGCAATCTCAATCTAAGCATTAGAAGTTACCAAATGTTGGAAGGGCTTGAGGAGCCACTGAATCATGGCAGTTTTGGTAATACTTCTGCAGATGCTGACAAAATATTTTCCTCTATAGTGTGGGAGGATGAGAAAGAAATCGAAATGGTGATTGCCAAAATACGGATTCAAGAAGAAGAG TTGAAAGATAGGACTGATCAACCTCATGGAACATGGGATGAAGTTTACAGGAGCGTTAAAAGAGCTGATAGGGCTAGAAATGAATTGCATGAGCGAGATGACAGGGAGCTTGAGCGAACAGGTCAACCCCTGTGCATATATGAACCTTATTTTGGTCAAGGGGCTTGGCCTTTTCTTCGTCGTACCTCACTTTACCGTGGAATTGGCTTA CAGTCCTCGAAAGGCCGAAGACCTGGAGCTGATGACATAGATGCTTCCTCACGTCTTCCACTTCTTAGTGATTCATACTACAGAGATGTGCTTGGTGAATATGGAGCATTCTTTGCTTTAGGTTACCACATTGATCGTGTACATAAGAATGCTTGGATTGGTTTCCAGTCGTGGAGAGCTTCAGCTAAAAAG CTTAGTTTATCTAAAGAAGCAGAAACAAAACTCTTGAAGGCCATTCAAACACAAAGGCATGGAGATGCTTTCTACTTTTGGGTTGGGATGGACAAAGATCCAAGAAATAGCCAACAAATGGCTTTTTGGGATTTTTGTGATGCAATAAATGCTGGAAATTGCAG GTTTGCTGTTGCTGAGATTCTTCGGAAGATGTATGGTATACAAGCTGATTGGAATTCATTACCTCAAATGCCAAATGATGGGGATTCATGGTCTGTTACAAATAGCTGGGTTTTGCCTACAAGGTCCTTCCTGGAGTTCGTAATGTTTTCCAG AATGTTTGTTGATGTAATGGATAGGATGATTTATGATGAACACCGCACTAGTGGGCATTGTTTTTTGAGCATATCCAAG GACGGACATTGCTATTCTCGCCTTCTGGAGTTGCTTGTGAATGTGTGGGCATATCATAGCGCTCGGCGGATGGTGTATGTAAACCCGGAGTCTGGTGCTATGGAGGAACAGCACAGGCTGAAGAACAGGAGAGGCCAGATGTGGATCAAGTGGTTCTCCTATGCCACTCTAAAATCCATGGATGAGGATCTCGCAGAGGAAGCCGATTCTGACCGTCCTTCCCGGAGATGGCTGTGGCCTTCGACTGGTGAGGTAGTTTGGCAGGGTGTATACGAGCGCGAGCGGAACATGAGGCACAAGCAGAAAGAGCGGCGAAAACAACAGAGCAGAGATAAGATTCAAAGAATAAAGAAGAGGGCGAGGCAAAAGACACTCGGTAAGTACATCAAACCATCTCCGGATGACGTCGTCGATTCCAACACTACTGAAGTCCGGTGA